The DNA sequence tgtttGACGATAAATTTGAAAGTGACACGAAAATGACTTAACTGACTCGTAATGACTtgttattgaaattttatttgtttacacTTGTATATGATTTTAAGTAGTTTCTAACTTTAATCTAAcattaaattttgttaatatatattgaCATTAATCCAATATTTCAAATTGTAATTTCTTAATTTAATTGTGTTTTCAACAACTAATCGTATCTAGAAGTTTTTTCACTATCAcaacttaaatatttttgaaaacatacaAAACAAATTGTAAAAGTTTGATCCTTTTTCTTTAAATCTTTATACAACTTTTCAGTTTTCAACTATTAGAGCATAAAATTTTGCAACCAGACAATCCAAATGCAACTGTTACTTGCaaatcatataattataaattattttcagaaattccaTTTTGGTCACTCATATTTTCCAAAGTGAACACACCACACATTTACACAAGATTTCAGGAGCACACTGCAACAAGCTACTTAAGCATGGACAAGCTTTTAAGATTCCCAAGTCAGACAGGCCCTGGGTTAAAAAAGGTGTTGGATTGAATCCTCCTGAGAACATCTACAAATTTTTCGGTCTCCGGAAGGACATTCTTAACAGCATCATTCGACATAAACCTCTCAGCCCATCCGGCAAGCTCTGGTGTTCGTGCTTCGTCCAACATCTTCAGGCCACTTATTTGTTCCATAGCCTTAAAGAACTCCAAACAGCTTCCTAGTACAATATCAATGTATCCGATTTTTTCCCCTCCAAAGTAGGCCTTCCCTTCGCTACATTTCACAAAAACCTCCTCCAGAGCCACCATTCCTTCGTCTATTCGCTCTTTTACTGCAATCTGTTCCTCTTCTTTGGCCAGTAGTAGCTCCTTTAAATTCGGAATCAACTGCAGAGAAGTCACAAGTAACAGCTTCATGTCAGTTTCAAATAACAGGTTTAGTAAGAACCTTTAGTAACAATCTTCTGGCGTGTAATATTAAGCTGAAGAAATTTGTAATACGAATATTAACAGGctgtgattttttaatttttaagagtaaattacaaagtgatggctgaactttacccatttttgtatttttgtggccaaaatttcaaatttgcaaTATGATAGGCCAAATATTGCTTTAACTCTTCGAAGGTGGCTAAGACTCTGGAGCCATTTCTTAAAGAACAAAAAGTAGTTTTTTCCTCAAAAAAGTGGTCTTCAGCCACCTTTTTGGATATAAAAACAAAGTCCGGTCACTGTATTGCAGATTTGAAATTTCGGCcaccaaaatataaaaatggcTAAAGTTGAGTCATAACTCTTGtagtttacttttttttaaaacataattactAAAACGCGAAAAAATGTACCTTATCATCGACATATGCAGCCCAGAATCGAGCAACAGCACGATCACAGGGATCAGACGGGAGAATGGAGTAACCACTGTCCGTCCAGACTTCATCGATGTATTGAACAATAATCAGAGACTCACAAATGATCTTATCATCATGAATCATAACAGGCACTTTCCCGTGAACCGGATTAGATTCAAGTAACAATTTACTCTTGGAACTCAATGTCTCTTCAATGTAATCAAACTCAACAGACTTCAGATTAAGCGCAATCTGAACCCGGTTCACAAACGGGCTGAAGAATGCACCTAGAAGCGTAACACTACTTGTTGAAACCATGATAACTCGATAATAATAATTGATAATTCTTGAAATTGAGTTGATTAGAACAGCAGATGAGTAGCAGTATATATAGTACTGTCACTGAGCAAGTAGCATACTACAGGATTAACATGTTCTGTGAAAACTACTGCTATTGTGACGAGGGGGATGAGGTAAGGGACAATAATGGGGAATGGGGCCTGAGAACAATAAAAAATGTGAAATCAATATGAATGTCAGAATGTGCATGCATGCATGATATCTCCCTCGCTTCGCTTATCAAAACTTG is a window from the Daucus carota subsp. sativus chromosome 8, DH1 v3.0, whole genome shotgun sequence genome containing:
- the LOC108199308 gene encoding glutathione S-transferase U17 — encoded protein: MVSTSSVTLLGAFFSPFVNRVQIALNLKSVEFDYIEETLSSKSKLLLESNPVHGKVPVMIHDDKIICESLIIVQYIDEVWTDSGYSILPSDPCDRAVARFWAAYVDDKLIPNLKELLLAKEEEQIAVKERIDEGMVALEEVFVKCSEGKAYFGGEKIGYIDIVLGSCLEFFKAMEQISGLKMLDEARTPELAGWAERFMSNDAVKNVLPETEKFVDVLRRIQSNTFFNPGPV